Below is a genomic region from Hoeflea sp. 108.
CGGAGCGACAGATGAACTCATTGCGCACAACCGACGTCGAAGGTGCCGTGGCAGTTACCGGCCCGACCCCGGCCAAGATCGAGGTGCGCGGGGTGCGTAAGCGCTACGACGCTAATGGCAATGTCGAGGCCCTGTCAGGTGTCGATCTGACGGTACGAAGCGGCGAGTTCGTCTGCCTTGTCGGCCCCTCTGGCTGCGGCAAGTCAACTGTTCTCAGGATGGTTGCCGGGCTGCACAAGCCGAGCGAGGGCGAGATATTGGTCCATGCAAGCGGCGCCCGCGCGGTGCCGACAGCCATGGTGTTCCAGAGCTATAATGTGTTTCCGTGGAAGACGATCCGGGCCAATGTCCGCTTCGGCCTGGAAATGACGGGCATGGCCAGCGCCGAAGCTGACGAGCGCGCTATTTTGTGGCTGCGAAAGATGGGCCTCGGCGACTTCGCCAATGCTTACCCGCCGGCACTTTCTGGTGGAATGCTGCAACGGGTCGCAATCGCCCGCGCCATGGCAGTCGAGCCGGAGATCTTGCTGATGGACGAACCGTTCGCCGCCCTCGACGCACAGCATCGGCGTATCCTGCAGGACGAGTTGCTGACGCTCTGGCAGGAGGACAGGCGCACGGTGGTCTTCGTCACCCACAGCCTGGAGGAGGCCCTGCTGCTCGGCGACAGGGTTGTGGTGATGTCGGCGCGACCTGGGCATGTCATTGCCGAGTTCGAGGTGCCGTTCGCGCGGCCACGTACGCCCGACATTCGCGGCGAGCCGGCATTCGCCCGGCTCGAACAGGAAATCTGGAACCTGCTGCGCGAGCAGGTCGGTAGGCACGCCGGTTAGAACCGATCGACGCGGAGGAGGCGACGAGATGGAACGGACAATAACGATCAAGCCGGGCGAGGCAGAACGGGACCCGCGTGGCTACGCAAGCAAGGCAAACAGGCAGGAGACTGCGCTCGCCGTGGCAACCCCGATCATCTTCTTCATCCTGTGGGAGATCTTTGCCCGGGCGGGCGTGCTCGACGTCAGGTTCTTTCCTGCACCCAGCGCCATTTTCATGTCGGCTGTCGAGATGGCCCGGAGCGGAATGCTGCAGCAGGACGTTCTGGCCAGCGCGCTGCGCGTGCTTGCCGGCTTTGCCATCGGTGTCATCAGCGGCCTGGGAGCAGCATTGCTGCTTGGCCTGTCGCGGCTGATGCGTGCGGCGCTGGAGCCGTTTCTCACCGCGCTCTACACAGTTCCCAAACTGGCGCTCCTGCCGCTGCTGCTGCTGATCTTCGGGCTTGGCGAATTGCCCAGCGTGCTGCTGGTCGGCATGACAGTGTTCTTTCTTGTCTGGATTCAGTGCATGGAAGCGGTACTTGCCATCCCTGAGAATTACCGCGAGGCGGCCCGCTCCTTTGGCGCCAAGGGTTGGGCCATGTTTCGCCATGTCACCTGGCCGGCCCTGCTGCCACAACTCTTCATCTCGATGCGCATCGCAATCGGTACCGCGGTTCTGGTGATCGTCGGCGTAGAGTTTGTCCAGGCAAGCCAGGGGATCGGCTACCGCATCTGGCACTCATGGTCATTGTTCCAGGCCAATCGCATGTATGTCGGCATCTGCACCGTCGCTCTCATGGGTTTCCTGTTCAGCACCCTGGTTCGCTGGCTGGGTCGGCTGATGCTGCCTTGGACCGCGTCCACGACCAAGAGCGCGCGCTGACAAAGCTCCGCAGTGTCGCGCCCGCATGAACCCCCGAACGCTCCAGCAGAGGTGCGGTATGAACGCACGGGTCTACATTCATGAATACGTCGACATCATCGGCGCCAACCGAGCCAACTACTTCAGGCACATGACCACGGACTGGGGCAAACATTGCGCTGAGCGCAATCAGAAATGCTTTGGTATCTGGGGCACGCTCGGCAGCTCCGGCCGGTGGCCGCAGGTCGTCAATCTGTGGGAATATCACGACTGGGACGGCCTCGCCGCCAGTTTTGCGCACGAAACTGCCTCCGACACCATGCAGGACAAAGCCCTCGAGGCTTGGTGGCTTACGGCCCAGAACTACCGAAGCGGCGGTTTCGACCGATTGCTGATTGCCGCTCCCTACTCGCCAGACATCGAGCAACTCTGTACCGAAGGCACTGTGGTTGGAGCAAAGGTGTTCCTGCACGAGATCGTCAGCGTAAGGCCGGGCCTTGCGCAGGACTATCTTCGACTGATCTCCGAACATTGGCTTGAGAAGGCAGCGAGACTCGGCCTTCATTTGGTTGGCGCCTTTCGAACTGCCATGCGCAACGATTCAGAGGTTGTCCTGATCTGGGCGATGCAGGAGTGGAGCGACTGGGCTCGCTTGAGCATGGCTGAGAGCGGAGAACCATTCCGGAGCTGGCACATCAGGACGGCAGACGTTGTGCTCGACTGTGTCGGACATCTCCTATGCTCGGCGCCGGCCTCGCCGCTCAAGACGGGTTTCCAGCCCTAGTTCGGAAACAGGCACCCGTGACGTCAGGCCAGCAGCGCGACTTGGAGTTACGGCGGCCGTCGTGAAAGTCTTGAAACCCAGCATCGGTCGCACCCGCCGCTTGATGCGGCGGTGATCCTGCTCAATCCGGTTGTTGAGGTATCGGCTCTTGCGGATCCGGATCGCCTTCAACGCCTGCCGCGATCGTTCCCGCGGGGAAGCGCAACAAGCTCGTGCACTTATAACCACCAATGAGCAGAAAACCGCACGCCGTGTCGGCTAGTAATAATGACTGATAATCTTGCATTATCGTTCATAAAGTGATCTGCTGCCGAAATGGCCTCTAATGTCGAGCAGAATTGTCGGATGAGCAGAATTGATGAGACTCAAGGGCCTGGGCGGGACTCTCGCGCATGATTATGAGATTCCCCGAGCATGATTATGAGACTGGGTGAATCGGAATTGTGAGACTGGCCGCCTCTTTCCGGCAAAAGGGTCGCGATGCGCGTCATTCTGAGCGTCGCGAAGCCGCCTGAACCGTCCGTAGATACGCCGGCGCAACTTCAGCGGCCACGCCCGCAATGTTTCGCGCAACCGTTCCTCGCCTTCCGGGTCGCTCGCCAGCAACACCGCTGCCGCGTAACCAGCCGGATCGGCGGACAGTCGCCCCAAGCCGACGGCAAGCGCATAGTTCTGCAGGAGAGAGCCGTGCGCCAGCGCGAACAGGCCACGCGGAACCGGCTTGGCCAGGATGGGTGCAACGCGATCATACTCCGGCACGATGACCAGAAGCGCCTGGCGCGCGATCGGACGCGTCAGAAACGCGTGATTGGCCCGACGTGCCTCCAGCGAAAGAACGGGCTGTTCATCGAGCGACGGCGGCGAAGGTTTGCGATGCCGCGTCGTCAGGAAATCCAGCAGCGCCTCGATTGACGGGGCTCCCTCATCCCTCCCCCGTGTCCAGTCCGCCATCCGCAGCGCACTGGCGCGCGCGTAGCGGTCGAGAGCCATCAATTGCGGTTTTGACATCAGGGTCTGCAGACTTCCGCCTCCCTTGAAGCGAAACCGCATTTGATGCTCGCCGCACCACAAATTCCAGGGGAGCGCGGCCGTCTTTCGGTTAACGCCCGCACGACAGTGCGGGCAGACATAGCGATTGCTGGTCGCGATCATCAGCCGTGCATGCGGTCCGATCCCGGCAAAGGTCAGTGCCCGCAAGGCATCCAGACTGATGCCGGTGCGGCGGGCCAGCAAAGCCCCCTCCCCTGCCCCAAGCCGCCATTCCAGCTCGCCGATCCTGCGGCCGCTCAAGCCGCAGTGCTCCAAAAACGCGTCGATCGGCATGGCGTAGAGACGCGCCAGCCGATGCATCCACGAGGACAACCGTTCGTCCTTTTCCGGCCTCGGCACGACCGGCAACCGCGTCAATGTCGGCGCGGTGATCACACCGGTTCTCCCAGCAGTGCAAGAATGTTGCGCTTGTCGGCGACATCATGGGCGACGATCCGCTCTTCGCCGCTTTCGATCGCGGCAGCGGCGAGCATGCCCATCAGCGAGAAGATCCCGGCGGTGATGCCGCCGGTCGTCTCGACCAAGCGCTTCAGCATCGGCTCAGAAATCTCGCTCGGCCGGCGCAGCGGCAAGGTACGCTGCAGGCTGCCGATCAGGCCGCCAAAATCCGCGTCGTTCTGCCAGGGCGGCAGCGCGAAGGCTTCGAAACGGCGCACCAGCTGATCGTCGGTGCGCAGCGCGTTGCGCGCCTGCTGGGTGCCGACGCAGACGAGCGAAATCCTGAGCTCGTTGCCGAGAAAGCGCAGCATGTTCAAAAACCGCGTCTGCTCGCGCACCGAGCCGGCCTGCAGGCTGTGCACCTCGTCGATGACCAGCAGCCCGGGGCGGATTTCTGAAAGCAGGCGCAAGGTCAGGTTTTCCAGGACTGACAGCGTTGCGCGCGGCGGTTCGGGCGCGCCGATCGCCGCCAGCAACCGCTTGTAGAACCGCGCCTCGTCGGGCCCCGACACCATCTGCACGACGATCACCGGCATGTGCATGCATCCGGTCACCGCGTCGAAACTGGAGGGATGATCTCGCGAGAACTTTTCCACGATCATGGTCTTGCCCATGCCGCTGGCGCCGACAATGAGCAGATTAGGCATGCGGGCGCGCTGCGGGAAGACGATCAGCTCCTCGAGTTTTTGCAGCGCCTGTTCGGCGCGCGGATAGTTGATCCAGCGGTCGGCGCGGATCCTGCGGATGCGTTCCTCTGCGCTGAGCGCGGCGACCTGTCGGCTGGCGGGAAACAGATGCTCGAAATCCTCAGTCATCCCATTCCTCCACCGCGAAATAGGGTAGCTGCAGGGGTCTGTCGTCGCCGATCGGGGCGATCTCCGGCGTGATGTCGATCATCGTCGCGGTAAGGTGCTCGCGCCGTGCAAGATCCCTTCGCATCGCCTTGGTCGTGCGCGTCGCTTCGTCGACCAGAGCGCGCTGGGCGAGGATCGTAGAAAAAATGAGATCCTCGTCGAGGGCCTTGCGCCCTTCTGCCCGCAACGCACGACGCGCCGCCTGGTGCTCCCACAAGGCGATCGCCGGACGGGTGCGGTCGGCTGGCCGCACATCCAGATACGCCTCCCCTGTCGCCACGAACACGCAAGACAGGTCGCGTGGATCATATTTGATGGGCAATCGCCGCGGATTTGGGCCCATTAGCCAGCGCAACTCATCCGACCAGTAGCGGATATGGAACAGATGCAGCCCGTCGCGCTGCAGCGTGCGCTCCTCGAACGGCAGGAAATCGATCAGGAATTGCCGTGGATCGGACGGCATCCGCACCGTGTCCTCGACGATCCGGGTTCGCCAGGCCGTTGCCGGCGGCAGATCGAGGGTCTTGTGGATGCGTGCATGGTAGGACCCAACGATTTCCAGCGCGAGGTAGGTTTCAAGTTCGCGCAGCGTCATCACCGCCTCGGCTTCCGGGTTGAGATCGCCGCGTTCGCGAATGTTGGAGAAATGCGAGCCGGGAATGAGATGCACCGCCCCCATCATCGTGCCGATCAACCGTTCGATATGGCCGCCGAAGCGCGGCGTGCCGGGTGGGCGGTAGGTTAGGTCGATGCGGTGCTCGGCGCAGGCGCGCTCGAAGGCCCGCGCATGGAATTCGGCGCCGTTGTCGACATGAATGGTCCTGGGAATGCCATGCGCGGCCCAGTCGGCCGCGATGCCGCGCGAAGCCAGCCAGCCAGTCTTGTCCATCACCGTATGGGTCAGGCACAGCGCCACGACCGTGAGAGACGGCGCTTCCAGCGACAGATAGTACCCCATGACCATCCGAGTGTTGACGTCGATGGCCAGCGTCAGCGTCGGCCTGCCGATCGGCAACCGCGTCACCGGATCGACCACGGTGACGTCGACCTTGGTGTGGTCGATCTGCACGATGTGGAGCGGTGCTGTGGCCTCCAGTCCGCCCGGCGTCGCCAGGAAAACCGGCTCGGATCTTTTGGCACCTTCGCGGCGACGCAGGAGGTCAGCCTGATCATGCATGGCAAGCCAGCGCCCGAGCCGGCGAATGGAGGGCGGTTGCAATCCCGCCATTCGGCAATCCGCCGCCACCTCGCGCTGAAAGCGCGTCCGTGTGGGCTTTCGCCGAGTGGCATAGAGTTTCTGGAAATGCTTTTCGACAATGGCGAGCACTGTCGGCTCCAGCGGCTGCATGCCCGCATCCGGGCCGCGTCGACGCGGCAACAGCGCGCTTGTGCGGTCATCCTTGCGGAACTGCTTCAGCCAGCGAAACAGCGTTGCCCGGCTGATCCCGAGCGCAGCCATCGCATCGCCGACATCCACGTCGCCTGGTCGCGACGGCATTTTCGACAGGATCTCCGCCCGCCGCCGGGCTTCGGCCCATCTCTCGGGATCGGCGTCGTCATGATCCACGGGGCAACCTCGCGTCTGGCCGAAGCTGGTCTGACAAACGCCGACTCACCTTCGAGGTCAGTCTCAATAACCCCGAATCGATTGCAGAATTACGTCATCGACAAGGCAGCTCCGCCGAAGGCTCATGACCCGGAAGCTATCCAGCGCCTATTGCAGGATCTGCAACCCGTGCTTCCGGACAATGGCCAGCAGCTTCAGGGCCATGCCGCTCGGCCGCTTGGCGCCGGTTTCCCACTTCTGCACCGTCGATTCCGACGTGTTCAAATAGCGCGCGAACACCGGCTGGCTTACGTGGTGGCTCTCGCGCAGCGTCTTGATCTCATCGGGTTCGAGGTTCGGCGTCGTCAGACAGCTTTCGTCAAAACTGCGCATCGTCGCCTTGTCGATCGTTCCGACTTTGTACATTGCGTTGGCCGAGCTATGGATAGCCTCGAAGGCATCGCTCTTGAACCTCGGTTTAGTTGCCATAATGACCTCCAATTCTACGACGTTTACATGCCCGGTGTCGGGATCCGTGGACAGCTTCGCCGGTTGGCTGCAATCTGGTCTCACAAATTCCGACTCAGTTTTATCGCCAGTCTCAATAACCCCGATTCAGTCTCACAATGGCGTCACGGACAAACCATTGACAACAAACAATCCGGAGTCTCATGAAACCCGGCAATCCGACAAGAATCGCGAAAACCGTGCTCAGCAGCACTCTGCTCGACGAGAAGGCACGTCGAAATCAGTCGATTCTGCCCAAGAAGGTGCCGGAAACGACGCTTCGGCCGAAGATTTGCCCGATATCGTCGACGTCGTGATGGCTATGGGACGACAGGCCGAAGCTCGCGCCGACGGTTCTCTGGATGCACAAGGCGACGCCACCCTCCCCTCCCCTGGCTTGCCGGCAGCCGAAAGCTCGCTTTCCGGTCGCATGCCTTCCCATCTTGGAGAACTGGCCGAGCGCGCCCGCAGCTATGTCGAGGCGGCGAGTTCGGCCAACACACGCCGGGCCTATGCCGCCGACTGGAAGCATTTCGGCGACTGGCTGCGCCGCCAGGGATTGTCGGCAATGCCGCCGGATCCCGAGACCGTCGGGCTCTACATCACCGCCTGCGCTTCGGGTGCCGCTTCCCAAGACGCTGTGGTCACCAGGTCGGGCAAGGCAGCCGGTCGCAAGGATGCGGTTTCGACCATCGAACGGCGGCTGTCTTCGCTGTCGTGGAACTATGCCCAGCGCGGCCTTGCCCTAGACCGCAAGCACCGCGCCATCGCAACCGTCATGGCCGGCATCCGCAACGCGCACGCCCGCCCGCCCCGGCAGAAGGAGGCGATCCTGCCGGAGGACCTGATCGCCATGCTGGAGACGCTCGAACGCGGCACTTTGCGCGGCTTGCGCGACCGCGCCATGCTGCTGCTCGGTTTTACCGGCGCCCTACGCCGTTCCGAAATCGTCGGGCTCGACTGCGCCCGCGACCAGACCGAGGACGGCCGTGGCTGGATCGAGATTTTCCCGAAGGGACTGCTGGTGACCCTGCGTGGCAAGACCGGCTGGCGCGAGGTCGAGATCGGCCGTGGTTCGGCCGACGCCACCTGCCCGGTCACCGCGCTTGAAACCTGGCTCAGCCTCGCCCGCATCGGCCACGGCCCGCTGTTTCGGCGCGTCACCGGGCACGGCAAGAAGGTCGGATCCGAGCGTCTCAACGACCAGGAGGTCGCCCGTCTGGTCAAGCGCGCAGCCCTTGCCGCCGGCGTGCGCGGCGACCTCCCCGAGGGCGAACGCGCCGCCCTGTTTGCCGGCCACTCGCTGCGCGCCGGCCTCGCCTCCTCGGCTGAGATTGAAGAGCGCTACGTGCAAAAACAGCTCGGCCACGCCAGCGCCGAAATGACCCGCAAATACCAGCGCCGCCGCGACCGCTTCCGCGTCAACCTGACCAAGGCGAGCGGGCTCTAGAACCATACCCTGTTCGTCGAAGCGGCGTCAGAAATCCCAAGGGGACATCAATACGAGGCCCGTCGTGCCAAAATCACTCAGATTTCGCGTGGCCAAGCTGCCACCGTTAACGTGGGCGATGGCCGCAATCATACCGTCAGGCGCCGACATAGGACGAACTTTGCGTGAGGCAGCACCCATGATTTCGCCGTAGGCCAGCGCCGCTTCCTCTGTTAGCCCGAAGATTCGATCGGCAAAGCGTCGGCGCCAATCCGAAAGGCCCTGTTCCAGACGCTAGGCACGTTGGTCTGGCTTGATCTTTTGGATGCCAAAGGCAATCTCGGCGATCGTCACAGTTGATAGCGCCAGTTCGGCATCATGCCGGACCAACCAAGCGATCACGGCGTCATCAGGCAACTTCTTCAGCGTCTCTGAGATGACATTCGTATCGACAAAAATCACAGATCGATGCCCTCATGAGGATGCCGATGGGCACGAATTGTGGCCTCAAGGTCAATGTCGGTGCCTGATTGCATTTTCAATCGGCTGTAGAAGGCCAGCGCAGGCTCACGCCCTGCTTCGCGTACTTCGTAGGATTCGAGGGCACGCTCAACGACATCGGCGATCGTGCGGTTTTCACGCCGGGCTAGCCTATGCGCCAGGTCGCGAGCCCGAGCGCTCCTTATCGAAAGTTGTGGTTCAGCCATGACGCGCCTCCTTTTCAAAGAACATAGAGCTAGCGCCACCTGCTAGTAAGATGGCAGGTGATGGCAAGACAGCTCACCCCGTCTTGGCCTGGACCCCTCCCCTGCCCCGCAGCAGGGCCATCAGCACCGGGCCGATCGAGAATTCGCCCGATCGTGCCTTGGCGGTCAGGCTGCGCAGATAGCCGCCGGGGCTGGAAATCGCCTCGCCCTTCTGCAGCATCGCTGCCACCATGATCGCGGCATCCACCGCCCCCATTGCCTCGCAGGCCTGATCCCACGCATCCGGACTGACGCCAAGGGCGCCGCGCACCAGATTTGCCGTTTCCACCAGCTCGCCCCAGCCGGAAATTCCGTTTCGGGCATAATCCGCAATATCGGGGCAGGCACGCAGCACCATGCCAAGCGGATATCCCGTTGGCGGCTGGCTCTTCATCTCCAGTTTTGGCGCGGCGGTTGTCCCATGGCCGTTTTCGAGGCCGGGTTCAATATCAAGGTGTTGTGGGTTTGAATTTTGTATGTGGCGCTCAGAATGAGACTCATTGGCGCTTGTTTCTTCAGTTTTAACGTGGCTTTCCAGTGCCTTGCGCACCTCCTGGGCCAAAACCGCAAGCTCCGCAGCAACAGGCTCCAGCTCCAGGCGGCTCGCCGTACGCGGGATGGCACCCACGATCTGCCGGAAC
It encodes:
- a CDS encoding ABC transporter ATP-binding protein, with protein sequence MNSLRTTDVEGAVAVTGPTPAKIEVRGVRKRYDANGNVEALSGVDLTVRSGEFVCLVGPSGCGKSTVLRMVAGLHKPSEGEILVHASGARAVPTAMVFQSYNVFPWKTIRANVRFGLEMTGMASAEADERAILWLRKMGLGDFANAYPPALSGGMLQRVAIARAMAVEPEILLMDEPFAALDAQHRRILQDELLTLWQEDRRTVVFVTHSLEEALLLGDRVVVMSARPGHVIAEFEVPFARPRTPDIRGEPAFARLEQEIWNLLREQVGRHAG
- a CDS encoding ABC transporter permease; translation: MERTITIKPGEAERDPRGYASKANRQETALAVATPIIFFILWEIFARAGVLDVRFFPAPSAIFMSAVEMARSGMLQQDVLASALRVLAGFAIGVISGLGAALLLGLSRLMRAALEPFLTALYTVPKLALLPLLLLIFGLGELPSVLLVGMTVFFLVWIQCMEAVLAIPENYREAARSFGAKGWAMFRHVTWPALLPQLFISMRIAIGTAVLVIVGVEFVQASQGIGYRIWHSWSLFQANRMYVGICTVALMGFLFSTLVRWLGRLMLPWTASTTKSAR
- a CDS encoding TniQ family protein, with product MITAPTLTRLPVVPRPEKDERLSSWMHRLARLYAMPIDAFLEHCGLSGRRIGELEWRLGAGEGALLARRTGISLDALRALTFAGIGPHARLMIATSNRYVCPHCRAGVNRKTAALPWNLWCGEHQMRFRFKGGGSLQTLMSKPQLMALDRYARASALRMADWTRGRDEGAPSIEALLDFLTTRHRKPSPPSLDEQPVLSLEARRANHAFLTRPIARQALLVIVPEYDRVAPILAKPVPRGLFALAHGSLLQNYALAVGLGRLSADPAGYAAAVLLASDPEGEERLRETLRAWPLKLRRRIYGRFRRLRDAQNDAHRDPFAGKRRPVSQFRFTQSHNHARGIS
- a CDS encoding TniB family NTP-binding protein, which produces MTEDFEHLFPASRQVAALSAEERIRRIRADRWINYPRAEQALQKLEELIVFPQRARMPNLLIVGASGMGKTMIVEKFSRDHPSSFDAVTGCMHMPVIVVQMVSGPDEARFYKRLLAAIGAPEPPRATLSVLENLTLRLLSEIRPGLLVIDEVHSLQAGSVREQTRFLNMLRFLGNELRISLVCVGTQQARNALRTDDQLVRRFEAFALPPWQNDADFGGLIGSLQRTLPLRRPSEISEPMLKRLVETTGGITAGIFSLMGMLAAAAIESGEERIVAHDVADKRNILALLGEPV
- a CDS encoding Mu transposase C-terminal domain-containing protein, giving the protein MDHDDADPERWAEARRRAEILSKMPSRPGDVDVGDAMAALGISRATLFRWLKQFRKDDRTSALLPRRRGPDAGMQPLEPTVLAIVEKHFQKLYATRRKPTRTRFQREVAADCRMAGLQPPSIRRLGRWLAMHDQADLLRRREGAKRSEPVFLATPGGLEATAPLHIVQIDHTKVDVTVVDPVTRLPIGRPTLTLAIDVNTRMVMGYYLSLEAPSLTVVALCLTHTVMDKTGWLASRGIAADWAAHGIPRTIHVDNGAEFHARAFERACAEHRIDLTYRPPGTPRFGGHIERLIGTMMGAVHLIPGSHFSNIRERGDLNPEAEAVMTLRELETYLALEIVGSYHARIHKTLDLPPATAWRTRIVEDTVRMPSDPRQFLIDFLPFEERTLQRDGLHLFHIRYWSDELRWLMGPNPRRLPIKYDPRDLSCVFVATGEAYLDVRPADRTRPAIALWEHQAARRALRAEGRKALDEDLIFSTILAQRALVDEATRTTKAMRRDLARREHLTATMIDITPEIAPIGDDRPLQLPYFAVEEWDD
- a CDS encoding DNA-binding transcriptional regulator — protein: MATKPRFKSDAFEAIHSSANAMYKVGTIDKATMRSFDESCLTTPNLEPDEIKTLRESHHVSQPVFARYLNTSESTVQKWETGAKRPSGMALKLLAIVRKHGLQILQ
- a CDS encoding site-specific integrase → MGRQAEARADGSLDAQGDATLPSPGLPAAESSLSGRMPSHLGELAERARSYVEAASSANTRRAYAADWKHFGDWLRRQGLSAMPPDPETVGLYITACASGAASQDAVVTRSGKAAGRKDAVSTIERRLSSLSWNYAQRGLALDRKHRAIATVMAGIRNAHARPPRQKEAILPEDLIAMLETLERGTLRGLRDRAMLLLGFTGALRRSEIVGLDCARDQTEDGRGWIEIFPKGLLVTLRGKTGWREVEIGRGSADATCPVTALETWLSLARIGHGPLFRRVTGHGKKVGSERLNDQEVARLVKRAALAAGVRGDLPEGERAALFAGHSLRAGLASSAEIEERYVQKQLGHASAEMTRKYQRRRDRFRVNLTKASGL
- a CDS encoding type II toxin-antitoxin system VapB family antitoxin, with amino-acid sequence MAEPQLSIRSARARDLAHRLARRENRTIADVVERALESYEVREAGREPALAFYSRLKMQSGTDIDLEATIRAHRHPHEGIDL
- the repC gene encoding plasmid replication protein RepC, with the protein product MIEHISTTPFGRRSLTRAMMAGQRAAESCAAGASANKWQVFRAVCEAKAMLGASDRALAVLNALLSFHPDTDLVEGEGLVVFPSNAQLALRAHGMAPATLRRHLAVLVDCGLVVRRDSPNGKRYARKGVDGEIEQAFGFDMTPLLARAAEFERLAETVRAERRALLLVRERITILRRDIGKMIAFGLEEGIAADWQRLHIEFRQIVGAIPRTASRLELEPVAAELAVLAQEVRKALESHVKTEETSANESHSERHIQNSNPQHLDIEPGLENGHGTTAAPKLEMKSQPPTGYPLGMVLRACPDIADYARNGISGWGELVETANLVRGALGVSPDAWDQACEAMGAVDAAIMVAAMLQKGEAISSPGGYLRSLTAKARSGEFSIGPVLMALLRGRGGVQAKTG